From a region of the Paenibacillus lutimineralis genome:
- a CDS encoding response regulator transcription factor, whose translation MNILIIEDDPSIQMLLKLSLKVEGFHPVVAGTVAAGLKELEAGGTDLILLDLMLPDCSGFELLQVLQQKYKTVPVIVLTAKNEMNDKILGFQLGADDYLTKPFETRELIERIKAVMRRMQKTVTTSETIQIGIIEIDKNERSCTIAGQPLRMTYKEFDFLWLLCSNPKKVFTREELLDQVWGYEYYGQTRSVDMMVKRLREKLKPHENLVTTVHGTGYKLEV comes from the coding sequence ATGAACATCTTAATTATCGAGGATGATCCCAGTATTCAGATGCTGTTGAAATTGAGTCTGAAGGTCGAAGGGTTTCATCCTGTTGTTGCCGGGACGGTCGCAGCTGGTTTGAAGGAGCTTGAGGCTGGAGGCACAGATTTGATCCTGCTCGATTTAATGCTGCCAGATTGCTCAGGCTTCGAACTGCTTCAGGTACTACAGCAAAAGTATAAGACGGTACCCGTAATCGTGCTTACCGCCAAGAATGAAATGAACGACAAAATATTAGGCTTCCAGCTCGGAGCAGATGATTATTTGACCAAGCCTTTTGAGACCCGGGAACTCATTGAACGAATCAAGGCTGTTATGCGGCGAATGCAGAAAACGGTTACAACTTCCGAGACCATTCAAATCGGGATCATTGAGATAGATAAAAATGAACGCTCCTGTACGATCGCCGGGCAACCACTCAGGATGACCTACAAGGAGTTCGATTTCCTTTGGCTGCTCTGCAGCAATCCCAAGAAGGTGTTCACCCGCGAGGAACTGCTGGACCAGGTCTGGGGTTATGAATATTACGGTCAAACACGCTCCGTCGATATGATGGTGAAGCGCCTGCGTGAGAAGCTTAAGCCTCACGAGAATCTGGTGACAACCGTGCATGGGACAGGCTATAAACTGGAGGTATAG
- a CDS encoding sensor histidine kinase, whose protein sequence is MGLRNKMFIQHAVTIVMLLTAMYFIVTYTLNKSMIESDTQSLNQYSALHRIEALKIVNDQKIDIEQLFSGKYAPFIASHLGSSINFQVQLFAPDETIVGSSSDKENLLKRDDIKSALAGDTATIIAEGEGTRYLIYSVPFWYEGKIVGGFRYLLDLHENIETMNQMRIWFIGAALGCLALSLLASYSFSSFLMRPLHALKQALKLVSIGDFSRKIEVNTQDEVGELARDFNHMSDALRHHIDMLHYEQGKQKAFYDNITHELKTPLTSIIGFSDLMARIDRLEDVQDCNFYIRKESTRLLNMVEDLLQTSLKGEEAWRIALEQAELGNIITDTLRVLQPTLKKSNILTSVKILPCTVYLDPKRTQQVLFNLIDNAIKHSDCTLLHIELLHDERCGTVRIVDNGKGISKQEEAMLFLPTEEKQGREISEHSHGLGLPICKQFMELQGGSISMISEVGQGTEVKLEFSIHPPNVSAVTKLIQN, encoded by the coding sequence ATGGGGCTGCGCAACAAAATGTTCATTCAGCATGCGGTTACGATCGTTATGCTGCTTACAGCGATGTACTTTATCGTCACTTATACGCTTAATAAGAGCATGATCGAGAGCGATACCCAGTCACTGAACCAGTATTCTGCACTGCACCGGATCGAAGCTTTGAAAATCGTCAACGATCAGAAGATCGATATCGAGCAGTTGTTCTCAGGCAAGTACGCTCCCTTTATCGCTTCGCATCTGGGGTCCAGTATTAATTTTCAAGTACAACTGTTCGCGCCGGACGAGACCATCGTGGGAAGCAGCAGTGACAAAGAAAATTTGCTGAAGCGGGATGACATCAAGTCTGCTCTAGCTGGAGATACGGCAACGATTATTGCCGAGGGGGAGGGGACGAGATATTTAATTTATTCCGTCCCTTTTTGGTACGAGGGGAAAATTGTAGGCGGATTCCGTTATTTACTGGATCTTCATGAGAATATCGAGACGATGAATCAAATGCGTATCTGGTTTATTGGAGCAGCGCTGGGTTGCCTTGCCCTTTCTCTCCTGGCGAGCTATTCTTTCTCCTCTTTTCTGATGCGGCCTCTTCATGCGTTGAAGCAAGCGCTCAAGCTAGTGTCTATCGGCGATTTCAGCCGTAAGATCGAGGTGAACACCCAGGATGAAGTCGGCGAATTGGCGCGAGATTTCAACCATATGTCGGATGCACTGCGGCATCATATCGATATGCTCCATTATGAACAGGGTAAACAGAAAGCTTTTTACGATAACATTACTCATGAATTAAAGACGCCACTCACCTCCATTATTGGCTTCTCCGATCTGATGGCCAGGATAGATCGGCTGGAGGATGTTCAAGATTGCAATTTCTACATCCGCAAGGAGAGCACGCGCTTGTTGAACATGGTCGAAGATCTGCTGCAGACTTCACTTAAAGGCGAAGAAGCTTGGCGTATTGCGCTGGAACAGGCCGAGCTGGGCAATATTATCACGGACACCCTTCGCGTTCTTCAACCGACACTCAAGAAATCGAATATACTCACTTCGGTCAAAATATTGCCATGTACCGTCTACCTCGACCCTAAGCGGACGCAGCAGGTGCTGTTCAACCTTATCGATAACGCCATTAAGCACAGCGATTGCACGCTGCTTCATATCGAGCTTCTCCATGATGAACGCTGCGGCACCGTTCGTATTGTGGACAATGGCAAAGGTATATCCAAGCAAGAGGAAGCGATGCTGTTCTTGCCTACGGAGGAAAAGCAAGGGCGCGAGATCTCCGAGCATTCCCACGGCCTGGGATTGCCTATCTGCAAGCAGTTCATGGAACTTCAGGGAGGGAGCATATCCATGATCAGCGAAGTCGGGCAGGGCACAGAGGTAAAGCTGGAATTTTCAATCCATCCGCCAAATGTAAGCGCTGTTACAAAACTGATACAAAACTAA
- a CDS encoding DUF3919 family protein, protein MPEDKKGLSWFRLILLQVIIGCLLIGICAYSFRIPVDVVQIVPPQQDQFERISGVPMRVDITYPGLGTVSIEDPKELLKLKSSFSGLLSVGKQRAQAQTPRLLLTGRMTYLDQEDIPFQVETGAFQFGDELVNSLDVSAGIRKLQSTLIDKILTTVMIGSAVQNGKNDVFTLDAGKLMPLSQAERNDLAAQITASTRIIDFSHFTDLQQPPDAHFVIQLSSGEQTRKHWIHLDRYNSAYFVVYDLLDETNQRAYFKLNDTSY, encoded by the coding sequence ATGCCAGAGGACAAGAAAGGGCTTTCATGGTTTCGCCTCATCCTGCTTCAGGTCATTATCGGATGCTTGCTTATTGGAATCTGTGCCTACTCCTTCCGGATTCCTGTCGACGTGGTCCAAATCGTTCCGCCTCAGCAAGATCAGTTTGAACGAATCTCAGGCGTTCCGATGCGTGTCGATATCACCTATCCGGGGCTGGGTACAGTTTCTATTGAAGATCCGAAGGAATTACTGAAATTGAAATCCTCATTCTCCGGACTTCTATCCGTCGGTAAACAGCGAGCACAGGCACAGACACCCAGACTGCTGCTGACGGGAAGAATGACTTACTTGGACCAGGAGGACATTCCATTTCAAGTAGAGACAGGTGCGTTCCAATTCGGTGACGAGTTGGTCAACTCCCTTGATGTAAGCGCCGGGATTCGCAAGCTACAGAGCACGCTAATCGATAAGATCCTGACCACCGTGATGATCGGTTCTGCGGTGCAGAACGGGAAGAACGATGTGTTCACGCTTGATGCCGGCAAGCTTATGCCTCTCTCACAAGCGGAGAGGAACGATCTTGCCGCGCAGATTACCGCGTCCACGCGTATTATCGACTTCAGTCACTTCACAGATCTGCAGCAGCCACCGGATGCACATTTTGTGATCCAGCTTAGCAGCGGTGAGCAGACGAGGAAGCACTGGATTCACCTGGATCGGTATAACAGCGCTTACTTCGTGGTTTACGACCTGTTGGATGAGACAAATCAAAGAGCCTATTTCAAGTTAAACGATACCTCATATTGA
- a CDS encoding ABC transporter substrate-binding protein translates to MARNKRNSGSVIILSVIVIVLVAGFFMYKSGVFGGKEKQKITVYSIFQEEEARKILDKFKAETGIDYDILRLPSGEAVSRIQNEMSNPQADFLMGGPADSHQVLKEAGSLEAYVSPNASDIADNMKDKEGHWTGFYLNPVAIGINENRWKEKYGDAPYPQSFKELTDPKFKGEIGMSDPATSGTAYTAVASLAQVWGDDEMLNYMKELLPNLKERPKSGIEPIQKAAKGEYTIGITFLGDQLKIKYQGNPITSIVPEAAGYEVGALSIVKNGPNTEAAKKLMDYMLTKEPGEIYTQSAYAVSVKDSVPIPEGGIDIKSTNYNASYDLLKAAAQRKDLQSALKDLK, encoded by the coding sequence ATGGCGAGAAATAAAAGAAACAGCGGCTCAGTCATTATTTTATCGGTCATAGTTATCGTATTGGTAGCGGGGTTCTTTATGTACAAATCCGGAGTGTTTGGCGGGAAAGAAAAACAGAAGATTACCGTCTACTCCATCTTCCAGGAGGAAGAAGCGCGTAAAATACTAGACAAATTCAAGGCGGAGACCGGAATTGATTATGATATTCTGCGTCTACCTAGCGGTGAGGCTGTATCGCGGATCCAGAATGAAATGTCGAATCCGCAAGCCGACTTCCTAATGGGCGGCCCAGCCGACTCCCATCAGGTATTGAAGGAAGCAGGTTCGCTCGAAGCTTATGTATCACCGAATGCGTCCGATATTGCTGACAATATGAAGGACAAGGAAGGACACTGGACCGGCTTCTACCTGAATCCTGTGGCCATCGGTATTAACGAGAACCGCTGGAAGGAGAAGTATGGCGATGCTCCATACCCTCAATCCTTCAAGGAACTGACTGATCCGAAATTCAAAGGCGAAATCGGCATGTCCGACCCGGCGACCTCCGGTACGGCATATACAGCTGTAGCTTCTCTCGCCCAAGTGTGGGGCGATGATGAGATGCTGAATTATATGAAGGAGCTTCTGCCTAACTTGAAGGAAAGACCAAAGTCCGGGATTGAGCCGATTCAAAAAGCAGCCAAAGGTGAGTATACGATCGGGATTACGTTCCTTGGTGATCAATTGAAGATCAAGTATCAAGGCAATCCGATTACGAGCATTGTACCTGAAGCGGCCGGTTATGAAGTAGGCGCGTTGTCGATCGTGAAGAACGGCCCGAATACGGAAGCCGCAAAGAAGCTGATGGATTATATGCTTACGAAAGAACCGGGAGAAATATATACACAGTCTGCCTATGCGGTGTCTGTGAAGGATTCCGTGCCGATCCCAGAGGGCGGTATCGACATCAAATCAACGAATTACAACGCCTCCTATGACCTGTTGAAGGCTGCTGCGCAGCGCAAGGATTTGCAGAGTGCGTTGAAAGATTTGAAATAA
- a CDS encoding ABC transporter permease produces the protein MMKEKKGIGESIKRLFRDPSTLVLVLTSFIFLVLFVIYPLIVVVFSSGFDNWGTFFSKPRYGKALLNTVVSSSLSAFTATAVGFIYAYAIHYSNIRGKKFFRFIAFLPLLAPSVMSGLAFLLLFGRGGMISQWLNTNFHFELDLYGLPGLWIVQTISYFPLAYMTITGVLRSISPNLEIAAQNLGARGFKLFRTITLKLAFPGVLNAFLLVAINCFADFGNPKLIGGNYSLLAVEIYGEIINNEPGLASVMGIILVIPALLVFWVQNKLLSKGSYSTITGKPVSGLNRITTSKKMDVVLFLFNSLMSLFIISMFAVTILFAFTENFGRSNSFTLDHIRRVVFSSSSPAVINSLVLSLISAILAVAFALVLAYIVVRKPFPGKKLLDFSAVLPIALPGTFVGLALIVAFSKGPIVLQGSAALIIIAMLLKQMPVGYRGLSASFKQVDKSIEEAATNLGANSRKTLTSIVFPMLQKTVVANFVYAFMKNMNTLSTIIFLITPKWVVASVSIFNYAETGTYYWAAAVAVGLMGATLGTLGVIKLIFRSKVKIFDF, from the coding sequence ATGATGAAAGAAAAAAAAGGCATTGGGGAGTCGATCAAGAGGCTCTTCAGGGATCCTTCAACGCTCGTACTCGTGTTAACCAGTTTTATATTCCTTGTCTTATTTGTCATTTACCCGTTGATTGTTGTCGTATTCTCATCCGGCTTTGACAACTGGGGGACGTTCTTTAGCAAGCCACGTTATGGCAAGGCTCTGTTAAATACGGTGGTCAGTTCCTCGCTCTCTGCCTTTACGGCAACGGCAGTCGGATTTATTTACGCTTATGCGATTCATTACAGCAATATCAGAGGGAAGAAGTTTTTCCGCTTCATTGCTTTTCTTCCGCTGTTAGCGCCGTCGGTGATGAGTGGTCTTGCTTTCCTGCTCTTGTTCGGCCGCGGCGGCATGATCTCGCAATGGTTGAATACGAATTTCCATTTCGAGCTTGATTTGTACGGCTTGCCGGGATTATGGATCGTACAGACCATTTCCTATTTCCCGCTGGCCTATATGACGATCACCGGTGTGCTTCGCTCCATCTCGCCGAACCTGGAGATTGCGGCACAGAATCTCGGGGCACGCGGTTTCAAGCTGTTCCGCACGATTACACTCAAGCTGGCTTTTCCAGGCGTTCTTAATGCTTTCCTGCTCGTTGCAATCAATTGCTTTGCTGATTTCGGGAATCCGAAGCTGATTGGCGGTAACTATTCGCTGCTCGCGGTTGAAATCTACGGGGAGATTATTAATAACGAGCCTGGACTTGCATCTGTAATGGGGATCATCCTCGTCATTCCTGCACTTCTCGTCTTCTGGGTACAGAACAAACTATTATCCAAGGGCTCTTATTCGACGATTACCGGCAAGCCGGTATCCGGTCTGAATCGAATCACAACTTCCAAGAAGATGGATGTCGTACTTTTTTTATTCAACAGCCTGATGTCCTTGTTCATTATTTCCATGTTCGCTGTTACGATTCTGTTCGCCTTTACGGAGAATTTCGGTCGCAGCAACAGCTTCACGCTTGATCATATCCGCAGGGTCGTATTCAGCTCCTCCAGTCCTGCCGTTATAAACAGCTTGGTTCTGTCGCTCATCAGCGCGATTCTAGCGGTGGCTTTCGCCCTTGTTCTGGCTTATATCGTCGTTCGCAAGCCTTTCCCGGGTAAGAAGCTGCTTGATTTCAGCGCGGTGCTGCCAATCGCTCTGCCTGGTACATTCGTCGGTCTTGCCTTGATCGTCGCGTTCAGCAAGGGGCCGATCGTATTGCAGGGATCAGCGGCACTAATCATCATCGCTATGCTGCTGAAGCAGATGCCCGTCGGGTATCGCGGCTTGTCCGCCTCCTTCAAACAGGTAGATAAATCGATTGAGGAAGCGGCAACGAACCTTGGCGCCAACAGCCGCAAGACACTGACGTCAATCGTCTTCCCGATGCTGCAGAAGACGGTCGTAGCTAACTTCGTCTATGCGTTCATGAAAAATATGAATACGTTAAGTACGATTATTTTCTTAATTACCCCGAAATGGGTAGTCGCTTCGGTCTCGATCTTCAACTACGCGGAGACGGGCACCTACTATTGGGCAGCAGCCGTGGCGGTCGGACTGATGGGTGCAACACTCGGCACACTTGGGGTGATCAAGCTGATCTTCCGCTCCAAAGTAAAAATATTTGATTTTTAG
- a CDS encoding ABC transporter ATP-binding protein — protein sequence MESNILLDLKDVNKVFGTNHVLKNINLQIERGKFITFLGPSGCGKTTLLRSIAGFYTIDQGEVWIDGKLVNDLPPYKRGTPMVFQEYALFPHMTVFDNIAYGLDILKRPEGEIQQRVEAAMAQVKLTGLEERYPHEMSGGQQQRVAMARALVMNSPIILLDEPLSNLDAKLREEVRVELRTIQQELGLTVIYVTHDQLEALSMSDQIVVFNRGKIDQYGTPHEIYYEPRTQYVADFIGTTNFEDAKVVKYEGGLATVQYGQAGDTVTIEAREHLAVGEEVILCVRPESLRIEPSETSDFHITGIIKSSMFLGEKQRYFLVDEVGKEWIVDAYDIGKKVYDGIVQIGAAADKIHIIKKNGS from the coding sequence ATGGAATCCAATATTCTGCTAGATTTAAAAGACGTAAACAAGGTGTTCGGCACGAACCATGTCCTGAAAAATATAAACCTGCAAATCGAACGAGGCAAATTCATTACCTTCCTCGGTCCGAGTGGCTGTGGCAAGACGACCCTGCTGCGGTCCATCGCAGGCTTCTATACCATTGATCAAGGCGAGGTGTGGATCGACGGCAAGCTGGTTAATGACCTGCCTCCTTATAAGCGGGGCACTCCGATGGTGTTCCAGGAGTACGCTCTCTTCCCACATATGACCGTCTTTGATAACATCGCTTATGGTCTGGATATTCTGAAGCGGCCTGAAGGGGAGATCCAGCAGCGGGTTGAGGCTGCTATGGCTCAGGTCAAGCTCACCGGGCTTGAAGAGCGGTATCCGCATGAAATGTCCGGGGGACAGCAGCAGCGTGTCGCCATGGCTCGGGCCCTGGTAATGAACTCGCCCATCATCCTTCTAGATGAGCCGCTGAGTAACCTCGACGCCAAGCTGCGCGAAGAAGTTCGGGTTGAGCTGAGAACGATCCAGCAGGAGCTGGGGTTGACGGTCATTTATGTTACGCATGATCAACTCGAAGCGCTGTCCATGTCGGATCAGATCGTAGTATTCAACCGTGGCAAGATCGATCAATACGGTACGCCACATGAAATTTACTATGAGCCTCGTACCCAGTATGTGGCCGATTTTATCGGCACGACGAACTTTGAGGATGCTAAGGTTGTAAAATATGAGGGTGGATTGGCAACGGTACAATACGGGCAGGCTGGAGATACAGTGACTATCGAGGCCAGGGAACACCTTGCAGTTGGTGAAGAAGTTATCCTATGCGTTCGGCCGGAATCACTACGAATTGAACCGTCGGAGACTAGTGACTTCCATATAACGGGGATCATCAAATCATCTATGTTCCTCGGTGAGAAACAACGTTATTTCCTCGTCGATGAGGTCGGCAAGGAGTGGATCGTCGATGCCTATGATATCGGCAAGAAGGTCTATGACGGTATCGTGCAGATAGGTGCTGCCGCTGACAAGATTCATATCATTAAGAAGAACGGCTCATAA
- a CDS encoding extracellular solute-binding protein, which produces MKKRGMIVVLIVLTVAAIVRLYPGQQSSQPLKVYVIFQEDESRILLEKFKKETGVSYEVIRMSGGEASYHLLTMNKTGIDVVLGGPADLHEQLKNNGKLISYSPRLSDQVPDKYKDRQGYWTGMYMGPLAIGVNEQVWKRDPQLADLPLPERYEDLLRPELKGKIEIPDPETSGTGYTLLASLAQERGEDQAIELVHALKQQSATTTFSGISSAQRLAQGEVAAVVSFMGDQLRFRNSGYAIYSEVPPQAGWEIGAVSILKSGNNKAAAKKLADFVLSRSAQTDYMNSAFSFPVLPHIQVHPLLTSVNLDLLLPTYRFDTAAEHREQLLTKWRKENG; this is translated from the coding sequence TTGAAGAAAAGAGGCATGATTGTCGTATTGATCGTACTTACTGTGGCAGCTATCGTTAGGCTCTATCCAGGGCAGCAAAGCAGTCAGCCGCTTAAAGTATATGTTATTTTTCAGGAGGATGAGTCGCGTATTCTGCTGGAAAAGTTCAAGAAAGAGACGGGCGTATCCTATGAAGTCATTCGGATGTCCGGCGGCGAGGCGAGCTATCATCTTCTAACGATGAATAAGACGGGGATCGATGTCGTCCTGGGCGGACCGGCGGATTTGCACGAGCAATTGAAGAACAACGGCAAACTGATCAGTTATTCTCCGCGCCTCAGTGATCAGGTTCCTGACAAGTATAAGGACAGGCAGGGGTATTGGACGGGCATGTATATGGGACCGCTGGCTATTGGAGTCAATGAGCAGGTATGGAAGCGGGATCCGCAGCTGGCTGACCTGCCGTTGCCGGAGCGCTATGAGGACCTGCTACGTCCCGAGCTGAAGGGCAAGATTGAGATTCCTGACCCGGAGACGTCTGGGACAGGGTATACGCTGCTTGCTTCGCTAGCCCAGGAGCGTGGGGAGGATCAGGCGATTGAACTAGTACATGCACTGAAACAGCAAAGTGCAACGACTACTTTCTCAGGAATCAGCTCGGCACAGCGGCTTGCCCAAGGTGAGGTCGCTGCCGTCGTCAGCTTTATGGGCGATCAGCTGCGGTTCAGGAATTCAGGCTATGCCATTTATTCCGAGGTACCCCCTCAGGCTGGCTGGGAGATCGGAGCGGTATCGATCCTGAAGAGTGGAAATAATAAGGCAGCGGCAAAGAAGCTGGCTGATTTCGTTCTATCGCGCAGCGCACAGACGGATTATATGAATTCGGCGTTTTCTTTTCCCGTGCTTCCCCATATTCAGGTTCACCCCTTGTTAACTTCCGTCAATCTGGATCTTCTCTTGCCAACGTACCGGTTCGATACGGCTGCTGAGCATCGCGAGCAATTGCTTACCAAGTGGCGGAAGGAGAACGGATAA
- a CDS encoding response regulator transcription factor encodes MYKVLIVDDEPKQREGLKMFIEWENYGFSVVDTASNGEEALEKYRMYSPELVIADIRMPGMDGLQLIERLREEDPQLHILILSGYADFEYAKKAITNRTDGYLLKPVDEDELIQYLHRIKQMIDEAKKTSLWQNVSKEWTREAFIQSILSGSMEHDEFTLHEQADRLGLLWRKYQILLVVSPKDEKGATNEVNVLRRKLSARFEECGRGYVFSHQGYVGVLLQEPLLEVEHDDVYQELQGSGIAEFTVVLGERVKDLSDIPLSYTSALELIKLQFFFDRGRILSGELLSKLRSHTADREAEEKCTNNAEEQLYYAVEVGNLDAIKQLVVEFGHTLIRRHFSEGEIKQRYVELLTLIHGRELKQRPELQSQSKGYCDRVADIYRVRTIGDMFEQVESLLRSIASPLNEDTGRHREVRIMLDLIHRNFRDNLKLETLSGIFNYNSAYLGKLFKNETGEYFNTYLDKVRIENAKEYLEEGLKVYQVAEKVGYTNVDYFHTKFRKYVGTSPSAYRKKAGNE; translated from the coding sequence ATGTATAAGGTGCTGATTGTTGATGATGAGCCGAAACAAAGAGAAGGGCTCAAGATGTTTATCGAGTGGGAAAATTACGGATTTAGCGTGGTGGATACGGCGTCCAATGGAGAAGAAGCATTGGAGAAGTACCGGATGTATTCGCCGGAGCTAGTGATCGCGGATATTCGCATGCCGGGGATGGACGGCTTGCAATTGATCGAGAGGCTGCGTGAGGAAGATCCGCAGCTGCATATTTTGATCTTGAGCGGCTATGCGGATTTCGAGTACGCGAAGAAGGCAATTACGAATCGGACAGACGGTTATTTGCTGAAGCCGGTGGATGAGGACGAACTGATTCAATATTTGCATCGCATCAAGCAGATGATTGATGAGGCGAAGAAGACTTCGCTATGGCAGAATGTCTCAAAGGAGTGGACACGTGAAGCGTTCATTCAATCCATCTTGTCCGGGTCGATGGAACATGATGAATTTACACTTCACGAGCAGGCAGATCGACTCGGATTGCTCTGGAGAAAGTATCAGATCCTGCTAGTTGTCTCCCCGAAGGACGAGAAGGGCGCTACCAATGAGGTTAATGTGCTGCGGAGGAAGCTGAGCGCCCGCTTTGAAGAATGCGGCCGTGGTTATGTATTTAGCCATCAAGGTTATGTGGGCGTATTGTTACAGGAACCACTGCTCGAAGTGGAACATGATGATGTGTATCAAGAACTGCAAGGAAGCGGCATAGCGGAGTTCACTGTCGTGTTGGGAGAACGGGTGAAGGACCTAAGCGATATTCCTCTTTCCTATACTTCAGCGTTGGAATTGATCAAGCTACAATTCTTCTTTGATCGGGGCAGGATTCTATCAGGGGAGCTGTTAAGCAAGCTTCGGAGTCATACGGCTGATAGAGAGGCTGAGGAGAAATGTACTAATAATGCGGAAGAGCAGCTGTATTATGCTGTAGAAGTTGGAAATCTGGATGCTATTAAGCAGCTTGTAGTTGAATTTGGTCATACGTTGATTCGGCGTCATTTCAGTGAAGGAGAGATCAAGCAGCGTTATGTGGAGTTATTGACACTCATACATGGGAGGGAATTGAAGCAAAGACCAGAGCTGCAAAGCCAGAGTAAGGGATATTGTGATCGAGTCGCGGATATTTATCGCGTACGTACGATCGGAGATATGTTCGAGCAGGTCGAATCTCTGCTGCGATCGATTGCCTCTCCATTGAACGAAGATACGGGCAGGCATCGAGAGGTTCGAATTATGCTTGATCTCATCCACCGTAATTTCCGCGACAATTTGAAGCTGGAGACCTTATCCGGGATTTTTAACTATAATAGTGCTTATTTAGGGAAGCTGTTCAAGAATGAGACCGGCGAGTATTTCAATACTTATTTGGATAAAGTGAGAATCGAGAATGCGAAGGAATATTTGGAGGAAGGACTGAAGGTTTATCAGGTTGCTGAGAAGGTTGGATATACGAATGTCGACTATTTTCATACCAAATTCCGAAAATATGTAGGCACATCTCCATCAGCTTACCGCAAGAAGGCTGGAAATGAATAA